A region of Ochotona princeps isolate mOchPri1 chromosome 2, mOchPri1.hap1, whole genome shotgun sequence DNA encodes the following proteins:
- the NGF gene encoding beta-nerve growth factor, whose protein sequence is MSMLFYTLITALLIGIQAEPHTDSNVPAAHGTPQAHWTKLQHSLDTALRRARAAPAVAIAARVAGQTRNITVDPRLFKKRRLRSPRVLFSTQPPLVAVDIEEVDLEADTDSLSNRTQRRKRSPSHPVFHMGEFSVCDSVSVWVGDKTTATDIKGKEVKVLGEVNINNSVFKQYFFETKCRDPNPVDSGCRGIDSKHWNSYCTTTHTFVKALTTDDKQAAWRFIRIDTACVCVLSRKASRRG, encoded by the coding sequence ATGTCCATGTTGTTCTACACTCTGATCACAGCTTTACTGATCGGCATCCAGGCAGAACCCCATACAGACAGCAATGTCCCAGCAGCACACGGCACGCCCCAGGCCCACTGGACTAAACTGCAGCATTCCCTGGACACAGCCCTCCGCAGAGCCCGCGCAGCCCCTGCCGTGGCAATAGCTGCCCGCGTGGCAGGGCAGACCCGCAACATCACTGTGGATCCCAGACTCTTTAAGAAACGGCGCCTACGTTCCCCTCGCGTGCTGTTCAGCACCCAGCCCCCACTGGTGGCCGTGGACATTGAGGAGGTGGACCTGGAGGCTGACACGGACTCCCTCTCCAACAGGACTCAAAGGAGGAAGCGCTCGCCCAGCCAcccggtcttccacatgggcgagTTCTCGGTGTGTGACAGTGTCAGCGTGTGGGTGGGAGATAAGACCACGGCCACGGACATCAAGGGCAAGGAGGTGAAGGTGCTAGGTGAGGTGAACATCAACAACAGTGTGTTCAAACAGTACTTTTTTGAGACCAAGTGCCGAGACCCCAACCCCGTGGATAGCGGTTGCCGCGGCATCGACTCGAAGCACTGGAACTCATACTGCACCACAACTCACACGTTCGTCAAAGCGCTGACCACGGACGATAAGCAGGCGGCCTGGCGTTTCATCCGCATAGACACGGCTTGCGTGTGCGTGCTCAGCAGGAAAGCTTCGCGAAGGGGCTGA